DNA sequence from the Pseudomonas tritici genome:
ACGCCTTTGGGGCGCAGGGCCTTGGCGCAGGCGGCCAGGCCACCGGCGGAGTACAGCCAGCTGTTGGCTTTTTGCGTGAGGCCTTCGGGGCCGTTGTCGACGTCCAGCATGATCGCGTCAAAGCCCTGGGGCTCGGCTTGCAGCACCTTGGCCACATCTTCCATACGGATCACTGTGCGCGGGTCCAGTAGCGGGCGGCCGGATTTTTCTCCCAGCGGCCCACGGTTCCATTCCACGACGCCCGGCACCAACTCTGCAACCACCACTTCGGCGGTCTTGCCCAGGTGCTTCAGGGCTGAAGCCAGGGTAAACCCCATGCCCAACCCGCCGATCAACACCCGCGAATCCGGGCGCCCGGCGACCTTGCGGCAGGGAATTTCCGCCAGGGCATCTTCGGAACCGTGCATACGTGTGTTCATCAACTGGCCGCCGTCACCGCCCTGGATCTTGATGACAAAATCTTCACCGTATTCGAACAGGCACAAGGCACCGCCGTTGTCGGGGATCGGGG
Encoded proteins:
- a CDS encoding spermidine synthase, which gives rise to MKRFVLLDTTPIPDNGGALCLFEYGEDFVIKIQGGDGGQLMNTRMHGSEDALAEIPCRKVAGRPDSRVLIGGLGMGFTLASALKHLGKTAEVVVAELVPGVVEWNRGPLGEKSGRPLLDPRTVIRMEDVAKVLQAEPQGFDAIMLDVDNGPEGLTQKANSWLYSAGGLAACAKALRPKGVLAVWSASADKLFSDKLRKAGFKAEEVQVFAHGNKGTRHTIWIAEKLKS